The DNA sequence GATCACCGCCACGCCGACTACCTCAGCTCCTGCCTCCTGTAACGCCTCGACAGCGGTCAGTACGCTTCCGCCGGTCGTCGAGGTGTCCTCCACTGCCAGCACCCGCCGGCCGGCCACGTCCGGCCCTTCGATCCGTCGCTGGAGTCCGTGCGTTTTGCCGGCCTTGCGCACCACGAAGGCGTCCAGTCGCCGTTGCTCCGCCGCAGCGGCGTGCAACATGGACAGAGCCACCGGGTCCGCTCCCAACGTCAGGCCACCAACCGCCTCGTACTCCCAGTCCGCAGTGAGATCGAGCAGCACCCGTCCCACCAGCGGTGCGGCGGCGTGGTGCAACGTCACTCGCCGCAGGTCGACGTACCAGTCAGCCTCGCGACCTGACGACAGCACCACCCTGCCGTGCACCACGGCCAGATCAGTGATGAATTTGCGCAGGTCGTCGCGGTCGCCCATGTCACAAAGAGTACTGCCCGTCACTGGGTCCCCATCCGCCGGCCCGGCAACTCGCCGATAACGCCATCCACGTCGCTAGCTGCCCATACACCACAAAACTCCAGGTCACGGCAGCAGGAAGCGTTTCGACGGGCACGCTGGTACGCTCTCCGGCTCACTCGCGACCCTTCGGCCGGCCGGCGGCTAACCGGAGCAGTCCATGCGGAGCGTGACGCACCACAGTGGCGAGCGCCTTGTAGCGCCAGTCCGGGACACTAACCGCCCGCCCCCTGGCCAGGTCCCGCAGACCATCGGAGACCACGTCGTCGGCCCGCAGCCACAGCCAGGTCGGCGAGCCGGAGGTCCGGATGCCGGCGCGTTCGTGGAACTCGGTGCGGACGTAGCCCGGGCACAACGCCATCACCCGCACCCCGAGGTGGCGGACCGACATGTCGATCGACTCACTGAAGTTCGTCACCCAGGCCTTGCTCGCCGAATAGGTCGAACCAGCCGCTAACGGACCAAAGCCTGCCACCGACGAGACATTAATCACTCTGCCCTGTCGGCGTTGCACCATGCCGGGCAGGACGGCATGCGTCAACCGCAGCACCGCCTCCACATTGAGCCGCAGCAGCCGCAGCTCGTCCGCCTCGTCGGTGCGCCGGAACGACCGGTTCAGGCCGATGCCCGCGTTGTTGACCAGCAGGTCGACCGGTGCGTCAACGGACCGCAGCCGGTCGGCCACGGCAGTCACTCCACCGTCAGTAGCCAGGTCGGCGTCGAGCACCTCGACGGTCACGCCGTGCCGGTCGGCCAGTTCGTCCGCCAACGTGGTGAGCCGCTGCCGGTCACGGGCGACCAGCACCAGCCGGTACCCGTCGGCGGCGAGCCGACGGGCGAAGCTGGCACCGAGGCCGGCAGTGGCCCCGGTGACCAGTGCGGTACGCAGGGCAGGCTTGTCCCCCACGTCGTCACCTCCTACGAGGACCGGGTCTCCCCGTACCGGCGGGTCGGTCCGCACGGGGCGGACCGACCCGGTCATCGACTGGTCGTCAACTGGTCGGCGGCGGGGGGTTGCCCGGCGGGTTCTCCGGCGGCGCGCCAGGGGTCGGCGGCGGACCGGGCGGGGTGGCCGTCGGCGGTGGGCCGGCAGCCGGCGGTGTGCCGGGAGCGGCGGGGTAGCTCGGGTAGCTGCCGCCCGGCATCGGCGGTACGCCGTACCCGCCGCCCGGCACCGGCGGCTCCCAGGCCACGGCGGGCTTACGGAAGAAGTCGTTCGACGGCGGCAGCGCCAGCAGGATCAACGCGGCCAGCAGGGCCAGGACGGTCACGACGCCGAGCAACAGGTTGACCGGCTCGTACCAGCCGGGCAGCGCGGCCTCCAGATCCCGTTGCACCTGCGCCGGGTCCGGCATGTTCGGGTCGGTGCTGGTCGGGCCGGTGGGCAGCGCGCTGCCCGCCGCGCCGAGCGCGAGCCCGCCCCCGGAGCAGCAGAGGAAGATGCCGCCGAGCACCCAGGTGACGATCCGGGACGGATTCTTGCCCCGGTTGTTGAGCAAGGCGAGCACCACCAGGCCGGCGGCGATCAGCAGGCCGAAGATCGCGCCGGCGATCAGGGAGATCGTCGTGAAGGTGCTGACGGCCTCCATGTCGGTGCCGGCGTAGGCGTCCTCGTAGACCTGTTGCATCGTGCCCATTACCGACAGCGCGACGATCAGGCCGACCAGTTGCAGCGCGGCGATCAGGAACAGCAGGTAACTCGATATGGTGACGGTGCTCGGCCGCGCCTTGACCGGTGGCGCGGCCGGATTCGGATCCGACACGGCTCTCCTTCCCGAAGCTTCGGAAGATCACCGTAGCGGTACCCCGCCAGTCACATGGGGCAAACGACGCCGCGTCGACCTCGTGTTTCACCGCCGAACCCGGCCCGCGCCGACGGGCCGGGAGATCGACGTCACTCAACCGGACTGCATCGACGACGATCAGCCGGCCTGCACCGCCAGCCCTTCCTTGTCGTCGGCGAGCTGCACCCGTACGGTGTCGCCGTCACGGATCTCGCCGGCCAGCAGCGCCTTGGCCAGCTGGTCACCGATCGCCGACTGGACCAGTCGACGCAGCGGCCGGGCCCCGTAGATCGGGTCGTACCCGTGCTCGGCCAGCCAGCTCCGCGCGGTGTCGTCGACGTCCAGGGTCAGTCGCCGATCGGCCAGCCGGCGCCGCATCCGGTCCAGCTGAATGTCCACGATCGACCGCAGCTCGGCGCCGCTGAGCATGGCGAAGACCACGATGTCGTCCAGCCGGTTGAGGAACTCCGGCTTGAAGTGCGCCCGGACCACGGCCAGCACCGCGTCGCGGCGCTGCTCCTCGGTCAACGTCAGGTCGTTGATCAGCGTCGAGCCGAGGTTGGAGGTGAGGATCAGGATCGCGTTGCGGAAGTCCACCGTACGGCCCTGCCCGTCGGTGAGCCGACCGTCGTCGAGCACCTGCAGCAGCACGTCGAAGACGTCGGGGTGGGCCTTCTCCACCTCGTCGAGCAGGATCACCGAGTACGGCCGACGGCGTACCGCCTCGGTCAGCTGACCGCCCTCCTCGTACCCGACGTAACCGGGTGGGGCACCGACCAGCCGGGCCACCGAGTGCTTCTCGGCGTACTCGCTCATGTCGATGCGGACCATGGCCCGCTCGTCGTCGAAGAGGAACTCGGCCAGGGCCTTGCCCAGCTCGGTCTTGCCGACGCCGGTCGGGCCGAGGAAGAGGAAGCTGCCGGTTGGCCGGTCCGGGTCGGCGACGCCGGCGCGGGCCCGGCGGACCGCGTCGGAGACGGCGGTGACGGCGGCGGCCTGGCCGACCACCCGGGCGCCCAGCGAGGACTCCATCCGCAGCAGCTTGGCGGTCTCGCCCTCCATCAGTCGGCCGGCCGGGATGCCGGTCCAGGCGGCGACGACAGCGGCGATGTCGTCCGCGCCGATCTCCTCCTTGAGCATCGCGCCGTCGGCCTGCAGCGCGGCCAGCTCGGTCTCGGCGCGGGCGAGCTCGCCCTGCAGCGCCGGGATCCGGCCGTACCGCAGCTCGGCGGCGCGCTCCAGCTCACCGTCGCGTTCGGCCCGCTCGGCCTCGCCACCGAGGCGTTCCAGCTCCTCGCGGGCGGTGGAGATCCGGGTGATGTGCCCCTTCTCCAGCTGCCAGCGTTCGCTGAGCGCGGTCAGCTGCTCGCGCTTGTCGGCCAGCTCCCGGCGCAGCCGCTCCAGCCGCTGCGCCGAGCCGGGGTCGGGCTCCTTGGCCAGCGCCATCTCCTCGATCTCCAGCCGGCGTACGGCCCGCTCGATCTCGTCGACCTCGACCGGCCGGGAGTCGATCTCCATCCGCAGCCGGGAGGCGGACTCGTCGACCAGGTCGATCGCCTTGTCCGGCAGGAACCGGTCGGTGATGTAGCGGTCCGACAGGCCGGCGGCGGCGACCAGTGCGGCGTCGGTGATCCGTACGCCGTGGTGCACCTCGTAGCGCTCCTTGAGCCCACGCAGGATGCCGATGGTGTCCTCGACGGTCGGCTCGCCGACCAGCACCGGCTGGAAGCGGCGCTCCAACGCCGGGTCCTTCTCGATGTGTTCGCGGTACTCGTCGAGGGTGGTCGCGCCGACCATCCGCAGCTCGCCGCGGGCCAGCATCGGCTTGAGCATGTTGCCGGCGTCCATCGAGCCTTCGCCCTTGCCGGCACCGACCACGGTGTGCAGCTCGTCGAGGAAGGTGATCACCTGGCCGTCGGAGCTCTTGATCTCCTCCAGGACGGACTTGAGCCGCTCCTCGAACTGCCCCCGGTACTGTGCGCCGGCGACCATCGCGCCGAGGTCGAGCGAGACCAGCCGTTTGTCACGCAGCGATTCCGGTACGTCGCCGGCGACGATCCGCTGGGCGAGTCCTTCGACGATCGCGGTCTTACCGACGCCGGGTTCGCCGATCAGCACCGGGTTGTTCTTGGTACGCCGGGACAGTACCTGGATCACCCGGCGGATTTCGGCGTCCCGGCCGATCACCGGGTCGATCTTGCCGTCCCGGGCGCTGGCGGTCAGGTCGACGCCGTACTTCTCCAGCGCCTGGTAGGTCTGCTCGGGGTCGGCGGTGGTGACCCGGCGGTCGCCGCCGCGCACCGACGGGAACGCGGCGACCAGGTTCTCCTCGGTGGCTCCGGCGTCCTTGAGCAACTGGGCGACCGCGCCGCCGACCCGGGCCAGGCCGGCGAGCAGGTGCTCGGTGGAGGTGTACTCGTCGCCGAGTGGGCGGGCGATCTGCTCGGCCGCGCCGATCGCGTTGGCGAACTCGCGGGACAGGCTCGGCTCGGCGACGCTGGAGCCACGGGCGGCGGGCAGGTTCTCCACGGTCCGTACGGCGGAACGGCGGATCTCCACCGGGTTGGCGCCGACGGCCCGCAGCAGCCCGGCGGCGGTCGAGCCGCCGGTGTCCAGCAGGGAGAGCAGCAGATGCCACGGTTCGACCGTGGCGTGGCCCCGCTGGTTGGCGATGGCGACCGCGGCGGTGATGACTTCGCGACTCTTGGTGGTCAGACGTTCGGCGTTCATGTGCTCCCCTGTACGGCAGGTGGTCCACGGGTAAGGACGCCACCAAACTTGAGTCTATTCCACTCAACTCCGTTCGACGAGTCGACCGCCAAAGCCCTACCCCACCGGGCTACCGTCCGGCCGGCAGCAGGAGAGCCCGCCGGCTGACCGTCGTCGCGGGCCTGCGTACCCGATCTCGCATCTGCCGCCTCCCGTCGCTCACGCACCCGTTACCTCAGTCTGACCGGAACCGGCGCGGCCGGTCGCTCCGCGACGGCGTAGCGTGGACGGTGTGCGCGCACGTGTGGAACAGGTCGACCTGCCCGGCATCGGGGTACGCCACGACCTGATGACCGAGTCAGGCCGACGGATCGGCGTGGTGAGTCACCGGTCAGGGCGTCGGGACCTCGTCCTCTACGACCGGGACGATCCGGATGCCTGTGACGCCGACATCCCGCTGACCGACGACGAGGCGGAGGCGCTCGCCGACATCCTCGGCGCGTCGCTGATGCTCAGCCAGCTCGCCGGGCTGCGCGACCAGGCCGCCGGGCTGCTCACCGAGCAGGTACCGATCTCGGCCGGCTCGCCGTTCGTCGGCCGTACCCTCGGCGACACCAAGACGCGGACCCGTACCGGGGCGTCGATCGTGGCGGTGCTGCGCAACCGGGAGGTGCTCGCCTCCCCCGGGCCGGAGTTCCGGTTCGCCGCCGGCGACGTGGTGGTGGTCGTCGGTACCAGGTCCGGGCTGGACGGCGTCGGCGGCATCCTGGCCAACGACGACCCGGCCGGCTGACCCGGCCATGCACGACAGCGCACTGCTGCTGATCGAACTCGGCGCGCTGCTGCTGCTCCTCGGGCTGCTCAGCCGCCTGTCCCGGCGCTACGGGCTGTCCCCGATTCCGCTCTACCTGCTCGCCGGGCTGCTGTTCGGTCACGGCGGGCTGCTCCCGCTGCACGACATCCAGGACTTCTTCGCCGTCGGGGCGGAGATCGGCGTGGTGCTGCTGCTGGTGATGCTCGGGCTGGAGTACTCGGCGAGCGAGCTGATCGGCAACCTGCGCCGGGCGGCACCGGCCGGCCTGATCGACGCGCTGCTCAACGCGCTGCCCGGGGTCGCGTTCGCCCTGCTGCTCGGCTGGGGGCCGACCGCCGCCGTGGTGCTCGGCGGGATCACCTGGATCTCGTCGTCCGGCGTGATCGCCAAGATGCTCGGCGACCTGGGCCGGCTGGGTAACCGGGAGACGCCGGTCATCCTGTCGATCCTGGTCGTCGAGGACCTGGCGATGGCGTTCTACCTGCCGGTGCTCAGCGCGGTGCTGATCGGCGCCGGGCTCGCCGCCGGCAGCGTCGCGGTCGCGGTGGCGGTCACCACGGTGACCGTCGTGCTGCTGGTCGCGGTCCGGTTCGGCCATCAGATCTCCGCTCTGCTGTCGGTACGCGACCCGGAGGCGCTGCTGCTCGGCGTACTCGGATTGACCCTGCTGGTCGCCGGGATCGCCGCCGAACTGCAGGTCTCCGCGGCGGTCGGTGCGTTCCTGGTCGGCATCGCGCTGTCCGGGCCGGTGGCGCACAGCGCCACCGAACTGCTCACCCCGCTGCGGGACGTGTTCGCCGCGGTCTTCTTCGTCTTCTTCGGGCTGGTGACCGACCCCCGGGACATCCCGCCGGTGCTGCTGCCGGCCCTCGGGCTGGCGGTGGTGACGATGGGCACCAAGGTGCTGACCGGTTACCTGGCCGCCAAGCGGGCCGGAATCGCCGCTCCCGGTCGGTGGCGGGCCGGGCTGGCGCTGATGCCGCGTGGGGAGTTCTCCATCGTGATCGCCGGCCTGGCGGTCGCCAGCTCCGGTATCGAGCCGGCGCTCGCGCCGTTGGCCACCGCGTACGTGCTGATCACCGTGGTGACCGGACCGGTGCTGGCCAGGATTCCGGATTCCCGCTGGTTCAAGCGTCGGCTGCGGGGGCGACGGGTACCCGTCGCGGCCAGCGGAGATCACCCGGCGGAAGCGGACCAACACGTACCGGCTTCGTGAATGGCACAACCAGGGACTTCCCCGATCACCCTCCGACACGCTACCGTGGCGCGGCAGTAGCTAGTGGTAGGCCCGGGGCCAGCTGTGCCCTGTCGGCCGCGAACGGGAGGGTCCCCGTTGAGCGTGCAAGAGTCGGCGTTCCGCGGCTTCGCCAACCCGGTGGATCCGTCGCCCGCCGAGCTGCGCGCCTGGGCGTACCAGCCGGACTCGGTCCCGCTGCAGTCGATGCCGCAGGACTGGGACCTGCTCGTCTCCGGTGACCGGTTGATCACCACGCTGTTCGACCTGGCGATGGATTCGACCTGTCCGGCCCGCCGGTTCGCGCTGCACTGCCTCTACATCTACGCGGCGGACGGCATCCGGACCAACTTCCGCGCCCACCCGAAACGGCGGCTGCGCAAGCTGGTCGAGCAGGCTGAGCAGGACGGCGACGAGCTGATGTCGGTCTGGGCGCACAACACCCGGGTGCTGCTGGCCAAGCCGCAGCTGTTCGACTACCACGACTGGTGCGAGGGCGGCCTGGTCCGCAAGTCCCGCCGGCTGAGCTAGCATCCGCGAGTCCCGCCGGCTGAGCTGAGCGCCTGCCGGACCGTCAGGCTCCGGGTGGGCCACTGGTGGCGGCGAGTCCCGCGATCGTGACCTGCATCGCCCGCTGCAGCCCGGCCAGCAGTTGATCCTGGTCGACCAGGATCGCCTGCTCCGGTTCGGGCAGGTCGGCGAGGAGTTGCATCATCACCGCGACCAGCGCGCCGACGAACGATCCGACCATCGCCGCGGCGGTGACCTCGTCGAGCTCGTCCGGGAAGGATTCGTGCAGCCCGCGGGCCAGCTCGGTCTGTCCACTGAGCAGCAGCCGTAGCGCGTAGCCCTGCAGCGCCGGGCTGGCCAGGATCATCCGGACCCGGACCGGCGCCAGCCGGGCGAACAGCTGGTTCGAGAAGGTGCTGGTGGCGAAGATCCGCTGGGCGGTACGCAGCAGCACGTCAGCCGGGCTTTCGCCGGGGTGCCGGAGCCGGATCTCGGCCTGAGCGATGCGCAGGCGTTCGGCGTTGTCAGCGAAGAGGACCTCTTCCTTGGTCC is a window from the Solwaraspora sp. WMMD792 genome containing:
- the pyrE gene encoding orotate phosphoribosyltransferase, whose translation is MGDRDDLRKFITDLAVVHGRVVLSSGREADWYVDLRRVTLHHAAAPLVGRVLLDLTADWEYEAVGGLTLGADPVALSMLHAAAAEQRRLDAFVVRKAGKTHGLQRRIEGPDVAGRRVLAVEDTSTTGGSVLTAVEALQEAGAEVVGVAVIVDRGAGDAVRAAGLAYRAAYTLADLGLPA
- the clpB gene encoding ATP-dependent chaperone ClpB; this encodes MNAERLTTKSREVITAAVAIANQRGHATVEPWHLLLSLLDTGGSTAAGLLRAVGANPVEIRRSAVRTVENLPAARGSSVAEPSLSREFANAIGAAEQIARPLGDEYTSTEHLLAGLARVGGAVAQLLKDAGATEENLVAAFPSVRGGDRRVTTADPEQTYQALEKYGVDLTASARDGKIDPVIGRDAEIRRVIQVLSRRTKNNPVLIGEPGVGKTAIVEGLAQRIVAGDVPESLRDKRLVSLDLGAMVAGAQYRGQFEERLKSVLEEIKSSDGQVITFLDELHTVVGAGKGEGSMDAGNMLKPMLARGELRMVGATTLDEYREHIEKDPALERRFQPVLVGEPTVEDTIGILRGLKERYEVHHGVRITDAALVAAAGLSDRYITDRFLPDKAIDLVDESASRLRMEIDSRPVEVDEIERAVRRLEIEEMALAKEPDPGSAQRLERLRRELADKREQLTALSERWQLEKGHITRISTAREELERLGGEAERAERDGELERAAELRYGRIPALQGELARAETELAALQADGAMLKEEIGADDIAAVVAAWTGIPAGRLMEGETAKLLRMESSLGARVVGQAAAVTAVSDAVRRARAGVADPDRPTGSFLFLGPTGVGKTELGKALAEFLFDDERAMVRIDMSEYAEKHSVARLVGAPPGYVGYEEGGQLTEAVRRRPYSVILLDEVEKAHPDVFDVLLQVLDDGRLTDGQGRTVDFRNAILILTSNLGSTLINDLTLTEEQRRDAVLAVVRAHFKPEFLNRLDDIVVFAMLSGAELRSIVDIQLDRMRRRLADRRLTLDVDDTARSWLAEHGYDPIYGARPLRRLVQSAIGDQLAKALLAGEIRDGDTVRVQLADDKEGLAVQAG
- a CDS encoding SDR family oxidoreductase, with translation MGDKPALRTALVTGATAGLGASFARRLAADGYRLVLVARDRQRLTTLADELADRHGVTVEVLDADLATDGGVTAVADRLRSVDAPVDLLVNNAGIGLNRSFRRTDEADELRLLRLNVEAVLRLTHAVLPGMVQRRQGRVINVSSVAGFGPLAAGSTYSASKAWVTNFSESIDMSVRHLGVRVMALCPGYVRTEFHERAGIRTSGSPTWLWLRADDVVSDGLRDLARGRAVSVPDWRYKALATVVRHAPHGLLRLAAGRPKGRE
- a CDS encoding TetR/AcrR family transcriptional regulator; this encodes MPTEPGLRERKKERTRAALIEAAADLFDRKGYDETTVAEIAAAAEVSTRTFFSYFRTKEEVLFADNAERLRIAQAEIRLRHPGESPADVLLRTAQRIFATSTFSNQLFARLAPVRVRMILASPALQGYALRLLLSGQTELARGLHESFPDELDEVTAAAMVGSFVGALVAVMMQLLADLPEPEQAILVDQDQLLAGLQRAMQVTIAGLAATSGPPGA
- a CDS encoding cation:proton antiporter, with protein sequence MHDSALLLIELGALLLLLGLLSRLSRRYGLSPIPLYLLAGLLFGHGGLLPLHDIQDFFAVGAEIGVVLLLVMLGLEYSASELIGNLRRAAPAGLIDALLNALPGVAFALLLGWGPTAAVVLGGITWISSSGVIAKMLGDLGRLGNRETPVILSILVVEDLAMAFYLPVLSAVLIGAGLAAGSVAVAVAVTTVTVVLLVAVRFGHQISALLSVRDPEALLLGVLGLTLLVAGIAAELQVSAAVGAFLVGIALSGPVAHSATELLTPLRDVFAAVFFVFFGLVTDPRDIPPVLLPALGLAVVTMGTKVLTGYLAAKRAGIAAPGRWRAGLALMPRGEFSIVIAGLAVASSGIEPALAPLATAYVLITVVTGPVLARIPDSRWFKRRLRGRRVPVAASGDHPAEADQHVPAS
- a CDS encoding cation:proton antiporter regulatory subunit, whose protein sequence is MRARVEQVDLPGIGVRHDLMTESGRRIGVVSHRSGRRDLVLYDRDDPDACDADIPLTDDEAEALADILGASLMLSQLAGLRDQAAGLLTEQVPISAGSPFVGRTLGDTKTRTRTGASIVAVLRNREVLASPGPEFRFAAGDVVVVVGTRSGLDGVGGILANDDPAG